From Caretta caretta isolate rCarCar2 chromosome 3, rCarCar1.hap1, whole genome shotgun sequence, a single genomic window includes:
- the MYCT1 gene encoding myc target protein 1 isoform X1: MDKNGTHLDSSWPPNFWGQMIIAFSVSMVIGLVIGGIIWALFTCLSRRRASAHISQWSSSISSRRSRPASQGHAANRTGFYRNNSCERRSNLSLASLTFQRQASLEQANSFPRKSSFRASTFHPFLQCPPLPVETNSQLITLSPTTTTTTLVGTTTNSLTRPEFHWSNNSLRICHSTQTPPPAYETIIKAFPDS, translated from the coding sequence GTCAGATGATAATAGCCTTCTCGGTGTCCATGGTGATTGGATTGGTGATTGGAGGGATAATCTGGGCTTTGTTTACTTGCCTGTCCCGTCGCAGAGCCAGTGCGCACATTTCACAGTGGAGCTCATCAATCTCTAGCCGCCGTTCCAGACCTGCTTCTCAGGGCCATGCTGCCAACAGGACTGGATTCTACCGTAACAACAGCTGTGAACGTCGTAGCAATCTCAGCCTGGCCAGCCTCACGTTCCAGCGACAAGCCTCCCTGGAGCAAGCCAACTCCTTCCCAAGAAAGTCAAGCTTCCGAGCCTCCACTTTCCACCCCTTTTTGCAAtgccctcccctccctgtggaAACTAACAGTCAGCTGATTACTCtgtctcccaccaccaccaccactacccttGTGGGGACCACCACCAACAGCTTAACTCGTCCTGAATTCCACTGGTCCAACAACAGCCTCCGCATCTGCCATTCAACACAAACACCTCCTCCTGCCTATGAGACCATCATTAAAGCTTTTCCAGACTCTTGA
- the MYCT1 gene encoding myc target protein 1 isoform X2 — MIIAFSVSMVIGLVIGGIIWALFTCLSRRRASAHISQWSSSISSRRSRPASQGHAANRTGFYRNNSCERRSNLSLASLTFQRQASLEQANSFPRKSSFRASTFHPFLQCPPLPVETNSQLITLSPTTTTTTLVGTTTNSLTRPEFHWSNNSLRICHSTQTPPPAYETIIKAFPDS; from the coding sequence ATGATAATAGCCTTCTCGGTGTCCATGGTGATTGGATTGGTGATTGGAGGGATAATCTGGGCTTTGTTTACTTGCCTGTCCCGTCGCAGAGCCAGTGCGCACATTTCACAGTGGAGCTCATCAATCTCTAGCCGCCGTTCCAGACCTGCTTCTCAGGGCCATGCTGCCAACAGGACTGGATTCTACCGTAACAACAGCTGTGAACGTCGTAGCAATCTCAGCCTGGCCAGCCTCACGTTCCAGCGACAAGCCTCCCTGGAGCAAGCCAACTCCTTCCCAAGAAAGTCAAGCTTCCGAGCCTCCACTTTCCACCCCTTTTTGCAAtgccctcccctccctgtggaAACTAACAGTCAGCTGATTACTCtgtctcccaccaccaccaccactacccttGTGGGGACCACCACCAACAGCTTAACTCGTCCTGAATTCCACTGGTCCAACAACAGCCTCCGCATCTGCCATTCAACACAAACACCTCCTCCTGCCTATGAGACCATCATTAAAGCTTTTCCAGACTCTTGA